A stretch of DNA from Desulfosarcina ovata subsp. ovata:
TCGACGTCGTCGGACGCGGGCATGTGGGCCACATTGACCTTTGCCAGCCCCTGCTTGCCCGCCTGCCACATGGATGCGCAATTGGCGCAGTGCAGAACCAGCGTGTCCCTGCGGCCGACCAGGTCCCAGCCGCAGTTGGGGCATAAAGTCGGGATGAACCGGATTTTCCAGCGGGCCGGCCCTCCGGGATAGCGATTGGCGTCGATGGGCTCATCCTGTTCCGTAGAGACCGGCTGGTTGAGCACTGCGTCCATGATTTTGTTTTTATCGGCATAAAATGGCGCGTAGATCAGGCTCAGGGACTCGCCGATATGGGCCTGATGGAGAATCGGCCCACGCATGCTGCCGTTGAAGCGGTCCAGAAAGGTTTGCATGACATTTCGAAACGGCAGGGTCGGTTTGATGAACCACCCCTCGGTTTCCGGACTGACAAACTTCAGCGCCATGGCCTGGCTGCGCAAGCCCACCGATATTGGGAAGTCGGGGGCAGCAGCGGCCTGCTGACTGGCATCCAGAAACCGATCCCGGATGCCAGATGGCAGGCAGGAGAAGAGCATGCCCTTGAAACGCCAGTAGGGGAAATAAACCAGTTCTTTGCCTTGGGGGGCACGATTGGGCAGCAGATAGCGAAAAAAGTGATCCGCCATCAGGTAGGATTTGACCTTGCAATAGGCGCACTCGACCAATCGGTCCGTTTCGCTGAGCGTTGCCGGAGCACCGCATTGCGGGCATTGATGGTCAATCGTAAGGTTAATATTTTTCTCCGCACTGGTTGCAGAAGCGTGCACCGGCAAGGTTTTCAGCACCGCATTTGGGGCAATGGATGGCCCTGGGTTTCTCCTCGGCCGGATGACCGCAACGGGAACAGAACCGGGCGTTGGGGGCCAGGTTTTTGCCGCAGTGGCTACACTGGCTGAAAATCAGCTGCTGGTGACCGCACATGGGACAGAATTTGGCCGTTATGGGGATACTGGCCTGGCATTCGGCGCAGGTGGTTTGCTGGGTATCCGGTGGCGGTGGCGGGCCTCCCTGGGACTGGTTTCCCGCCTGGTTGAAATACTGGGCGAACATGGCCGGCATCATCAGGCCCAGGCTGGTCCCCATGCCCATGGCGCCTTCGCCATCGGTTTCGGATGCCTTTTCCATGGCCATGGCCGCTTTCATCTGCATGAGTTTGTTCATGTCATCGAAAACCCCCATGCGGCTGCGGTCATCAATGGCTTTCTGCACCTCCGGCGGTGGGGTGATGGCATTGGTGTAGAGGTGGGTGAGCCCCAATCCGAAATGCTTGAAATCTTCCCGCAGGCGCTCGGTCAGGCCGGAGGAAAGTTCATCGTACCGGGCCGGCAAGTTTAAAATAGAATCGATGGTCTCGCCCATGAAATCGTTGAACCGGGAAACGATTACCCGATTCAGGTACTCCTCGATCTCTTGGGTAGTGAACATGCCCTGGGTCCCCACCATGGTGTTGATGAACAGCACCGGCTGAACCACCTGCAGATTGAAAACCCCGAAGGCCCTTAGCCGGACCAGCCCCAGTTCACTGTCCTTGAACGCCACCGGGTCCCGGGTGCCCCACTTCAGGTTGGTGAACACCTTCATGTTGACAAGGTACATCTCGGCCCGTAAGGGGCTGTTCATTCCCCAGGGAAGGCTGGCAATCTTGGTGAGGATGGGAATGTTACCGGTTTTCAGTGTGTGGCGGCCCGGACCGAAGGCCTCCACCGCCCTGCCTTTGTAAAAGAAGACACCGGCCTGACTCTCTCTTACGGTGAGTTGGGCGCCCCATTTGATTTCTCCGGAACCTTTTTCAGGAAGTCGGTGAACCAGTTCACGGCCACTTTCGTCAAACCACTCCAGATTTTCAAGAAAGACACGGTTGTCACCTTGCATGGAATATTTCCTCCTTCATCGATATCGTGTTACCCCAATATCGGTTGTGGCATGAAAAACCTGAGGATTTCCTCATGGGTCCCTTTTCCTTATGGGCAGATCTGGAAAAAGCAGTCGGGGGTACGGGAAATCCCTTAAATAGGATCCCTGGACGGGGAAACGCCGGACATTTCTGCTGGATGGGCGCCCAAAATTTTATTCGGCGGCTGAAACATCCGGTTCGGAAGGCTCCGGTGGGGTGGCCGGTTCCGGCAATGGCGTGGAGGGCGTCTGTGGTGCTGGTGGTGTGGGCGAAACCTCCGGCAACGCAGGATTGTCGGTGTGCACCGTTTTCATTCGATTAAGCTCCAGCCTTGAGGCGGCCAGTTCCTTTTGGGTTTGCTCAAGTGACTTGCGGGTGGCGGAAAGCTGCTTGCGAAGGTCGTCAGAACCGGCTTTCTCGGCATTCAGGTTTTTCTGAAGGGTTTCGATTTCCGTGCCGGCCGCGTTCAGCTGGGTCTGCAGTGTAGCGATGGCATCCGTTTTCGATGATGTTTTGGCCCTGACCGTCTCTAGGGACTGTGTGTGGAGGGTGGATGCCCGGTTGCCGGCAAAAAGTGAGCAGAGCGCGAAGATCAGGGTCGCAATGGCGCATAAAATAGCCACCTTTGGTAATAATGGTCGGGACGCAGGCGCGTTTCGCTGAAGTGTCGGATCTGGTGTCATGGCTTAGTTTCCAGGCATATTCCCAATCGCATGCCGATCGGGAGGTTGTGAATCCGGTTGATGGACTTGATGAACGAAAGGAGGACACTCAATCATCAACAAGGCCGACAATGACGGACAGTGACCATTCCCGGTATTTTTTATCGATTTTTGCGGATACCGTCAGGCCGATGGTTGAAAATACCCGTTGCAGGAACGAGGCATAGGAGGGTGCGGTCTCTTTGCTGTTCACCACCAGAAGAAGCCCTTTGTGCGGATTGGCAAACGCACTTTTGGCAACACCATTGGTCTTCCACCCGTCCGCAGCCAGAACCGCTTCAATCTGTTTGGCGGTCAGTTCGGAGTTTTCGTTGCCCATCACACAAAAGATATCCAGATTGCCCTTGGGACCTGGATCCAAAAGGTCGATGAGATGTTCTCGCTGGTTTTCCGATAGACCGGCTTCAAATTCCAGTTCCAGATCAAGCGTGACGCCATCGGCGGCTGATTCTGGCTCATTTTCAAAAGGGTCGATCTCAGGTTCTGGTGTTTGCACAAGCTTATTGGCGTTCGTTGTCGCAACGGCCGGTGCCGCTTTTTCAGACATCTCGGTGGCTTCGGAAGATGCCGCTTTTTCAGCTGCCTCACGGGCCTTGACGGCGGTCTCGGCGATCTCCAGCCGTTTGCGGGCATCCAGCAGCGCCTGCCGCAGTTCTTCGGCTGATGACTTGCTGGTTTTCAATTTGAGTTGATCGATATCCTGATGCTGCTTTGCTTCAAGCAGTTCCTTGCGAATGGCCTCAGCCATTTTTTCTAGGCTTTTGATTTGTTTCTGCGCATCCGATAATTTCTTCGACAGTTGGGTGGTACTCTGGCTGCTTTTTTTGGCGTTTAAAAAAATCAGGGTCCCTGTCAGAGTGGAAAAAAACACTGTCGCCATCAGCATAAACCCTTGCAGCGCAACAATCGATTCAAAGTTGGTCCACCAGGACAGCATCATTGGCAACCTTTCAAAAGGTGGGGGATTCGGATAATCCGTATATGAATGCAACTTTTGATAATACAAAGGCAATCAAGAATGTTCAAGCCATTTTAGTGATTTCGACGAACTCAGGCAGTTGGCAACCCACCTGATTTTGTGCTACGGGAAAATCACCTGGTTCGTGCAAGAGGTGCTGGAAATCATAACAAACAGGAGAAAATCCCCATGGGATGGATGGGAAAACTGGTTGGCGGAACCATTGGTTTCGCAATTGGCGGACCGTTGGGCGCCATTTTTGGCGCGGCTTTTGGTCATGCTTTTGATAGCGGTGCGGAACTTGATGAAAAAAGCGGCCGGCAGCGGTTGTCGACGAACGAACAACATCAGTTGACGTTTTTTGTGGCGGCTTTTTCAATGTTGGCCAAACTGGTCCAGACCGATGGAAAGGTGTCACCGGAAGAAATTGACTCGATTGAAGGTTTCATGGAAAGAGACCTGCGGCTGACACCGCAAAGCCGCAATGTGGCCGTTAATATTTTTCGTACCGCGTTGAACGCGCCGGGAACATTTGATGATTTTGCCCACCAGTTTCACAACCGGTTCCACAATCAGCCCCAGATGCAGGAGGTGATGATCGATATTCTGCTGCGTGTGGCAGTTTCCGATGGCAGCATGACCACATCCGAAGAAAATTTGATTCTCTCTGCAGTGAAGATTTTCAATTTCAGCCAAGTGCGATACGAACAGTTGAAATCCCAATATGTGCAAACGGCCGATAAGGCATACGCGGTGCTGGGGTGTCATCCGGACGATTCGGACGACCAGGTGAAACGGTGTTATCGCCAGCGGGTTCAGGAGTATCATCCGGATAAAATTGCCGCCAAAGGATTGCCCGATGAGTTCACCCGTTTTGCTCAGGATAAATTCCGTGAAATTCAGGACGCGTGGGATCAGATTAAGGCGGCCCGGGGGATTAAATAATATCATCTGTTCAATGAGAAATGCCAAATGGTGGTATTCCGTCCACTTATAATCGACTGGATCCTTATAAGGGATTCTCTTCCGGCTTGACTTTACAAACAAAATCAAAGAAACATACTCGGTTTGCGTTTTAACGAATCCGTCAATTTTAAAAACGCGTCTGTATTTTGTGGCGCATTTCAGCGAACCTGCAGGGGAAGGAGGAGAAGGAAATGCTCAAGGTGCTGGTCAGCGACGTCCTCGGTGATGCGGGAATTCAGATATTC
This window harbors:
- the djlA gene encoding co-chaperone DjlA, coding for MGWMGKLVGGTIGFAIGGPLGAIFGAAFGHAFDSGAELDEKSGRQRLSTNEQHQLTFFVAAFSMLAKLVQTDGKVSPEEIDSIEGFMERDLRLTPQSRNVAVNIFRTALNAPGTFDDFAHQFHNRFHNQPQMQEVMIDILLRVAVSDGSMTTSEENLILSAVKIFNFSQVRYEQLKSQYVQTADKAYAVLGCHPDDSDDQVKRCYRQRVQEYHPDKIAAKGLPDEFTRFAQDKFREIQDAWDQIKAARGIK
- a CDS encoding SPFH domain-containing protein gives rise to the protein MQGDNRVFLENLEWFDESGRELVHRLPEKGSGEIKWGAQLTVRESQAGVFFYKGRAVEAFGPGRHTLKTGNIPILTKIASLPWGMNSPLRAEMYLVNMKVFTNLKWGTRDPVAFKDSELGLVRLRAFGVFNLQVVQPVLFINTMVGTQGMFTTQEIEEYLNRVIVSRFNDFMGETIDSILNLPARYDELSSGLTERLREDFKHFGLGLTHLYTNAITPPPEVQKAIDDRSRMGVFDDMNKLMQMKAAMAMEKASETDGEGAMGMGTSLGLMMPAMFAQYFNQAGNQSQGGPPPPPDTQQTTCAECQASIPITAKFCPMCGHQQLIFSQCSHCGKNLAPNARFCSRCGHPAEEKPRAIHCPKCGAENLAGARFCNQCGEKY